In Marivirga salinae, a single window of DNA contains:
- a CDS encoding GumC family protein, whose product MDNQFNPYSSDFADPSMGTSSTEGNQLIDFKRVLYKIIKFWYIVVITSLLALSVAYIINRYSTRIYPVTASIMIKENQEEVGAKFLYNNAISDPYRNYYNEMYVIKSFPLINSAIEELNFHVSYFREGEIKSSEYYNPNFPVEVKPEDESELPYGKSAGITFLNQDEFKLFNLTITSEGEESKGEKIFKFGDLVPINGHKVIFHNYGIIPEGDLNKYYIIRFNAPESITGQYQSKLNARWAEQGSSVLNLSLNGPEPRKEIDFLNTFIEKYQKLDIDRKNQTASQTIQFIDDQLNAISDTLQFYEQRLMQFKKENVVTNMDGEALRIYENLREIEQEAVQYTVQEQYYTYLRKFLRDPNNKMDQVVTPQSVGIEDQVIAEMLGKLLQLDIEIKRFQQKDKAANPILEDKKQEMQALRTNILSSIKTLEETRGIMQESVKRQQRILEDQLKLLPGLQQDFINIKRDYSFREGLYTFLMQKRAEAAISKASTTSDIRTVNPPKLAGGPITPKTTQNYMIFLVIGLIIPIGFFIILELFNNKIQSKEDIERATSIQVIGGIGHKKLQDNLIVFRKPRSAVAESFRALRSNLNFYTEGKEKKVFLVTSSISGEGKTFTTINLATVLALSGRRTLLIGADMRRPKIFDDFNLHNEFGLSNLLSGQAEMEEVVQTTEIDNLDLLSAGPIPPNPSELLMKNIMKDSLDKAFKTYDFIIIDSPPIALVTDAFVLSKFADHTIFMVRQDYTPKEAVVAANELYTKGKIKNISILFNDIKKAGPGYGYGYGYGYGYGYGYGYGSGKRKDGYGYYQES is encoded by the coding sequence TTGGATAATCAATTCAACCCATATAGTTCTGATTTTGCCGACCCAAGCATGGGTACCTCATCCACTGAGGGAAATCAGTTGATTGACTTCAAAAGAGTACTCTATAAGATAATTAAGTTTTGGTATATAGTTGTAATCACCTCTCTTTTAGCATTATCTGTAGCTTATATTATTAATCGCTATAGTACTCGTATATATCCAGTTACTGCCTCCATTATGATTAAGGAAAATCAGGAGGAAGTAGGAGCGAAATTTTTATATAACAATGCCATTTCTGACCCCTACAGAAATTATTATAATGAAATGTATGTCATCAAATCATTTCCTTTGATAAATTCTGCAATAGAAGAATTGAATTTTCATGTTTCATACTTTCGAGAGGGTGAAATCAAAAGTTCTGAATATTATAATCCTAATTTTCCTGTAGAAGTGAAGCCTGAAGATGAAAGTGAATTACCTTATGGTAAGTCTGCAGGGATTACTTTTTTAAATCAAGATGAATTCAAACTTTTCAATCTTACTATCACCTCAGAAGGAGAAGAGAGCAAAGGAGAAAAAATATTTAAATTTGGAGATTTAGTACCTATTAATGGACACAAAGTCATATTCCATAATTATGGAATCATTCCTGAAGGTGATTTAAATAAATATTATATCATCAGGTTTAATGCTCCGGAAAGCATTACAGGTCAATACCAATCCAAGTTAAATGCAAGATGGGCTGAGCAAGGTTCGTCCGTTTTAAACTTAAGCTTGAATGGACCTGAACCTCGGAAAGAAATTGATTTTTTAAATACTTTCATTGAGAAATATCAAAAGCTTGATATTGACAGGAAAAATCAAACCGCTAGTCAAACCATTCAATTTATTGATGATCAATTAAATGCCATTTCCGATACGCTCCAATTCTATGAACAAAGGTTGATGCAGTTTAAGAAGGAAAATGTAGTCACCAATATGGATGGGGAAGCGCTTAGAATTTATGAAAATCTTCGTGAAATTGAACAAGAAGCTGTACAATATACAGTTCAAGAACAGTATTATACGTACTTAAGAAAATTTTTGAGGGATCCCAATAATAAAATGGATCAGGTGGTTACTCCTCAAAGTGTGGGCATAGAAGATCAAGTGATAGCTGAAATGCTCGGAAAGCTTTTGCAATTGGATATTGAAATTAAACGCTTTCAACAAAAGGATAAAGCAGCTAATCCGATTTTAGAAGACAAAAAGCAAGAAATGCAAGCGCTCAGAACCAATATTCTAAGCAGTATCAAAACTTTGGAAGAAACGAGAGGGATTATGCAGGAATCTGTAAAGCGTCAGCAACGGATTTTGGAAGATCAACTAAAATTATTGCCTGGATTGCAACAAGATTTCATTAATATCAAAAGGGATTATTCATTTAGAGAAGGTTTATATACTTTCTTGATGCAAAAAAGGGCAGAGGCCGCTATTTCAAAAGCTTCTACCACTAGTGATATCAGAACTGTTAACCCTCCTAAGTTAGCAGGTGGTCCCATTACACCTAAGACTACTCAAAATTACATGATATTCTTAGTGATAGGTTTGATAATCCCAATAGGCTTTTTCATTATTCTAGAGTTGTTTAACAACAAAATTCAATCTAAGGAAGATATAGAAAGAGCTACTTCTATTCAAGTAATAGGAGGGATTGGACATAAAAAATTACAGGATAATTTGATTGTATTTCGTAAACCAAGGTCTGCAGTAGCAGAATCCTTCCGAGCATTACGATCCAATTTGAACTTCTATACAGAAGGAAAAGAGAAAAAAGTATTTTTGGTTACGTCCTCTATTTCTGGGGAAGGGAAAACTTTTACCACTATTAATTTAGCCACCGTTTTAGCGCTTTCAGGCAGACGTACTTTATTGATTGGAGCTGATATGCGTAGACCCAAAATCTTTGATGATTTTAATCTACATAATGAATTTGGTTTAAGTAACTTACTATCTGGCCAAGCTGAAATGGAAGAAGTAGTACAAACTACTGAAATAGATAATCTGGATTTATTGAGTGCTGGACCCATTCCACCCAATCCAAGTGAGTTATTAATGAAGAATATCATGAAGGATAGCTTGGATAAAGCATTCAAAACCTATGACTTTATCATTATTGATTCACCGCCAATTGCATTGGTGACGGATGCTTTTGTGTTGTCTAAATTTGCAGATCACACCATTTTCATGGTCAGACAAGATTATACGCCTAAGGAAGCAGTTGTGGCAGCAAATGAACTCTATACCAAAGGCAAAATTAAGAATATCAGCATTTTATTCAATGATATCAAAAAAGCTGGGCCAGGTTACGGCTACGGATATGGTTATGGCTACGGATATGGTTATGGTTACGGCTATGGTTCAGGCAAAAGAAAAGACGGTTACGGCTACTACCAAGAAAGCTGA
- a CDS encoding ArsR family transcriptional regulator: MLDTLITSKTRIKLLLKFFLNAQTKSYLRSLEGEFGESTNAIRLELNKFEEAGMLKADVEGNKKVYQANTKHPLFEEIHSIIKKYIGIDRVIEQIIGNVGQLEKVYLIGDYAKGVDGGIIDFLLVGNHFNYDYIANMTGIAEKKIDRKIRFLYMNPDEFVGQVPTAEAGLLLWEN; the protein is encoded by the coding sequence ATGTTAGACACCCTCATCACCTCAAAAACCCGAATCAAACTCCTGCTGAAATTCTTCTTGAATGCTCAGACGAAGAGTTATTTACGATCCTTGGAAGGAGAATTTGGAGAGAGCACTAATGCCATCCGATTGGAACTCAATAAATTTGAGGAAGCAGGTATGCTAAAAGCTGATGTGGAAGGCAATAAAAAAGTGTATCAAGCCAACACAAAACATCCCTTATTTGAGGAAATACACAGTATTATTAAGAAATATATTGGCATTGACCGAGTGATTGAACAAATAATAGGAAATGTAGGGCAATTGGAAAAGGTCTACTTAATTGGAGATTACGCTAAAGGGGTTGATGGTGGTATTATTGATTTTTTATTGGTAGGCAATCATTTTAATTATGACTACATAGCGAATATGACCGGCATAGCCGAAAAGAAAATAGATCGTAAAATAAGGTTTTTGTATATGAACCCGGATGAGTTTGTTGGGCAGGTGCCCACTGCGGAAGCGGGTTTGCTGCTGTGGGAAAACTAA
- a CDS encoding type II toxin-antitoxin system RelE/ParE family toxin — protein sequence MELEVYWLELAKSKLDDIYDYYTYKASRKTAKSLVDGIIDKTLQLVDQPFVGQIEENLINRPEKFRYLVYKNYKIIYWVNTDKKRIEIANVFDTRQDPDKLGENAAT from the coding sequence ATGGAATTAGAGGTTTACTGGCTTGAATTAGCAAAAAGCAAATTAGACGATATTTACGATTACTACACATATAAAGCCAGTAGGAAAACAGCCAAATCCTTAGTAGATGGGATAATTGATAAGACCCTCCAATTAGTTGATCAGCCTTTTGTAGGTCAAATTGAAGAAAACTTAATTAATAGACCAGAAAAATTTAGATACTTAGTTTATAAAAATTATAAAATCATTTATTGGGTAAATACTGACAAAAAGAGGATAGAAATTGCCAATGTATTTGATACCAGACAAGATCCCGATAAGTTAGGAGAAAATGCTGCAACTTAA
- a CDS encoding NAD-dependent epimerase gives MKKILVTGSAGFIGFHLTKALLERGDTIIGYDNINDYYDVNLKYGRLNELGIKRELVQDHQLVLSSQYPNYRFVKADLCDREYLYKLFEKEKFDHVINLAAQAGVRYSVENPQAYLDANVQGFLNILEACRHYPVKHLVYASSSSVYGSNTQMPFSVHHHTDHPLSLYAATKKSNEMMAHTYSHLFNIATTGIRFFTVYGSWGRPDMALFLFAEAIRKGEKLKVFNHGKMERDFTYVGDIVQGVMAALDQPAKSNPEFDNAKPDAGSSHAPYRLYNIGNNQPVKLMDYIEVLEKAMGKTAEKEFLPMQPGDVQKTYADVQDLINDFNYQPNTPLEKGIGEFVAWFIAYKNLENK, from the coding sequence TTGAAAAAAATATTAGTAACAGGTTCAGCGGGGTTTATTGGCTTCCACCTTACCAAAGCTTTGTTAGAACGAGGCGATACAATTATCGGCTACGACAACATCAACGATTACTACGATGTAAACCTCAAGTATGGCCGCCTCAACGAACTCGGCATCAAAAGAGAACTCGTTCAAGACCATCAATTAGTACTCAGTTCACAATACCCGAATTACCGCTTTGTCAAAGCCGACTTATGCGATAGAGAATACCTATACAAATTATTTGAAAAAGAAAAATTTGACCATGTAATCAACCTGGCAGCACAAGCAGGCGTGCGCTATTCAGTAGAAAACCCCCAAGCTTATTTGGACGCCAACGTACAAGGCTTTTTAAATATACTCGAAGCTTGCAGACATTACCCCGTTAAGCATTTAGTTTACGCCTCATCCAGCTCGGTTTACGGCAGCAATACCCAAATGCCCTTTTCAGTGCACCACCATACTGACCACCCATTATCACTCTATGCCGCCACTAAAAAGAGCAATGAAATGATGGCGCATACTTACAGCCATTTATTCAATATTGCCACTACAGGCATACGATTTTTCACCGTTTACGGCAGCTGGGGCAGACCTGATATGGCACTTTTCCTCTTTGCAGAAGCTATAAGGAAAGGAGAAAAGTTGAAAGTATTCAACCATGGCAAAATGGAAAGAGATTTTACCTATGTAGGGGATATTGTTCAAGGTGTAATGGCAGCCTTAGATCAACCGGCTAAATCAAATCCTGAATTTGACAATGCCAAGCCTGATGCCGGAAGTTCTCATGCGCCTTACAGACTTTACAACATTGGAAATAATCAACCAGTAAAACTAATGGATTATATTGAAGTCTTGGAAAAAGCCATGGGTAAAACAGCTGAAAAAGAATTTTTGCCCATGCAGCCTGGTGATGTTCAAAAAACTTATGCTGACGTACAAGATTTAATCAATGATTTTAATTATCAACCTAATACACCTTTGGAAAAAGGGATAGGGGAGTTTGTGGCTTGGTTTATAGCTTATAAGAATTTAGAGAATAAGTAA
- a CDS encoding NAD-dependent 4,6-dehydratase LegB, producing the protein MELLNKKILVTGADGFIGSHLTEKLVDEGYKVKAFVYYNSFNSWGWLDTLPKEKLAKIEIFSGDIRDPNGVRTAMKDVDIVFHLAALIAIPFSYHSPDSYVDTNIKGTLNIVQAAKDFGTERVLVTSTSEVYGTAQFVPITEEHPKQPQSPYSASKIGADCIAESFYRSFDLPITIVRPFNTYGPRQSARAIIPTIISQLLKGATEIKLGDLRPTRDLLFVEDTANAFIEIVKSDKAIGEHINIATESEISMKELAQGLIDIINPKAKIITDEERLRPEKSEVFRLFGSAQKIKKLTNWKPQNDLTTGLNKTIEWFSKEENLKNYKTDIYNL; encoded by the coding sequence ATGGAATTATTAAATAAAAAAATATTAGTTACAGGAGCAGATGGTTTTATAGGAAGTCATTTGACAGAAAAATTGGTGGATGAAGGCTATAAAGTAAAAGCATTTGTTTATTATAATTCTTTTAATTCATGGGGATGGTTGGATACTTTACCAAAAGAAAAATTAGCTAAGATTGAAATATTTTCCGGGGATATTCGTGATCCTAATGGGGTAAGAACTGCCATGAAGGATGTGGATATTGTTTTTCATTTAGCAGCTTTAATTGCTATACCCTTTAGTTACCATTCTCCCGATTCGTATGTAGATACTAATATTAAAGGAACGCTTAATATAGTTCAAGCTGCAAAAGATTTTGGAACTGAAAGAGTTTTAGTTACCTCCACTTCTGAAGTCTACGGTACGGCTCAATTTGTACCTATAACTGAAGAACATCCCAAACAACCACAATCTCCATATTCAGCAAGTAAAATAGGGGCTGATTGCATAGCCGAGTCATTTTACCGTAGCTTTGATTTACCCATTACCATCGTAAGGCCTTTTAATACCTATGGACCAAGGCAATCTGCCAGAGCTATAATTCCAACCATAATTTCTCAATTGCTTAAAGGAGCAACTGAAATTAAGTTAGGAGATTTAAGACCTACCCGTGATTTGCTTTTTGTAGAAGATACTGCAAATGCTTTTATTGAAATTGTGAAATCTGATAAAGCAATAGGAGAGCATATCAATATTGCTACTGAATCCGAAATTTCTATGAAAGAATTAGCGCAAGGTCTAATTGATATCATTAATCCTAAAGCGAAAATCATAACGGATGAAGAAAGATTGAGACCTGAAAAAAGTGAGGTGTTTAGATTATTTGGTTCAGCTCAAAAAATTAAAAAATTAACGAACTGGAAACCACAAAATGATTTGACTACTGGATTAAATAAAACAATTGAATGGTTTTCAAAAGAAGAAAATCTTAAGAATTATAAAACCGATATTTACAACCTTTAA
- a CDS encoding acetyltransferase: MKEYYIIGSSGFAKEVYFLAENTLDKEIQFSGFIDFRPKEKEIVVRGRKERVIDENYFLSNIKPNENISLFMGIGDPKLINKLSITFKAYKFPNLINKKFVMDHSISMGSGNIITFGCVFTVDITIGSFNIFNLNSTIGHDTEIGSSNVFNPGTNISGGVIIGDTNLLGTNSTVLQYKNIGNNNTVGASCLINKDFDSGNLIVGIPGKVLKR; this comes from the coding sequence ATGAAAGAATATTATATAATTGGATCATCTGGCTTTGCAAAAGAAGTATATTTTTTAGCTGAGAATACTTTAGATAAAGAAATTCAATTTAGTGGATTTATAGATTTTAGACCAAAAGAGAAAGAAATAGTAGTTAGAGGTAGAAAAGAGAGAGTGATTGATGAGAATTACTTTCTCTCCAATATTAAACCGAATGAGAATATTTCCCTTTTTATGGGAATTGGAGACCCTAAATTAATTAATAAACTTTCAATTACCTTTAAAGCTTATAAGTTTCCCAATCTAATAAATAAAAAATTTGTAATGGATCATTCCATTTCTATGGGTTCAGGAAATATTATAACTTTTGGATGTGTTTTTACAGTAGATATTACGATAGGTTCCTTCAACATTTTTAACTTAAATAGTACTATTGGTCATGATACTGAAATAGGTTCGAGTAATGTTTTTAACCCAGGGACAAACATCAGTGGTGGAGTAATAATAGGAGATACAAATTTATTAGGTACAAATTCAACAGTTTTACAATATAAAAATATTGGAAATAATAATACTGTCGGAGCATCTTGTTTAATTAACAAAGATTTTGATTCCGGCAATCTAATCGTTGGTATACCCGGTAAAGTTTTGAAAAGATGA
- the neuB gene encoding N-acetylneuraminate synthase encodes MKNKVVIIAEAGVNHNGSFNNALKLVDAAVFAGADFIKFQTFRTELNISRTASRAAYQINNTKSDESQFDMVKKLELSFEQFLEIKKYCDKKNIGFVSTGFDIPSLDFLETLNPTFYKIPSGEITNKPYLQHIAKIKKAIVLSTGMADMQEIKVALNILIEAGLDKSKLTVLHCNTEYPTPMSDVNLKAMLHIKEELDVGIGYSDHTLGIEVPIAAVALGATVIEKHFTLDRNLPGPDHKASLEPGELKQMVQSIRNIEIAIGGSGRKEPSESEIPNKAIARKSIHLLKSLKAGHNLQESDLIMRRPGDGISPMEIDQVVGKKLKCDLQEDVKLSQDHLE; translated from the coding sequence ATGAAAAATAAAGTAGTAATAATAGCAGAAGCTGGAGTTAATCATAATGGCAGTTTTAATAATGCTTTAAAGTTAGTGGATGCAGCAGTGTTTGCTGGTGCTGATTTTATTAAATTTCAAACGTTTAGAACGGAACTGAATATTTCTAGAACAGCTTCAAGGGCAGCATATCAAATTAATAATACTAAATCAGATGAAAGTCAGTTTGATATGGTAAAAAAACTTGAACTGTCATTTGAACAGTTTTTAGAAATTAAAAAATATTGTGATAAAAAGAACATTGGTTTTGTATCAACAGGATTTGACATTCCAAGTCTTGACTTTTTAGAAACTTTAAACCCTACATTTTACAAGATTCCTTCAGGTGAAATTACCAATAAACCTTATCTACAACATATCGCCAAGATAAAAAAAGCAATTGTACTTTCCACAGGAATGGCAGATATGCAGGAAATAAAAGTGGCTTTGAATATATTAATAGAAGCAGGATTGGATAAATCGAAATTAACTGTTTTACATTGTAATACAGAATACCCAACTCCAATGTCAGATGTGAATCTTAAAGCTATGTTGCACATCAAGGAAGAATTGGATGTTGGTATAGGATATTCTGATCATACCTTAGGTATAGAGGTACCAATAGCGGCAGTTGCTTTAGGAGCCACTGTAATTGAAAAACATTTTACATTGGATAGAAACTTACCCGGTCCTGACCATAAAGCGTCACTCGAGCCGGGGGAATTGAAACAAATGGTTCAATCGATAAGAAATATCGAAATAGCCATTGGTGGGAGCGGTAGAAAGGAGCCAAGCGAAAGCGAAATACCCAATAAGGCGATTGCCAGAAAATCGATTCATTTATTGAAATCACTAAAAGCAGGACATAATTTACAAGAGTCAGATTTGATTATGAGAAGACCTGGTGATGGTATCAGCCCTATGGAGATTGATCAGGTAGTAGGTAAAAAGCTTAAATGTGACCTGCAGGAAGATGTAAAACTTTCACAGGATCATTTAGAATGA
- a CDS encoding nucleotidyltransferase family protein, with product MTFKKHLIKQNCTVKEALAKLDLLAADAILFVVDEDQKLVGSLTDGDVRRGLLKDMSINQKVVDFIQPTPKFIIKSNYNVEDLDYFRKANLKIIPVLNDSHQVVNVINFRFLKSYLPIDVIIMAGGKGTRLKPLTDKIPKPLLKVADKPIIEHNIDRLISYGIDDFWLSINYFGNQLKDYFKNGESKGVQIDYVTEDKPLGTIGAVRAIKNLKHDTVLITNSDILTNLDYEDFYKDFIQSDADLSVVTIPYEVLIPYAVLETEKERVKSFKEKPTYTYYSNGGIYLIKKELLNLIPENEFYNATDLMAELIKQGKKVKSYPLIGYWLDIGKHEDFKKAQEDFKYIKF from the coding sequence ATGACCTTTAAAAAACATTTAATAAAACAAAATTGCACTGTAAAAGAGGCTTTGGCAAAGCTTGATCTACTAGCAGCGGATGCCATTTTATTTGTGGTAGATGAGGATCAGAAATTAGTGGGTTCACTTACAGATGGAGATGTAAGAAGGGGGTTATTAAAGGATATGTCAATTAATCAAAAAGTAGTTGATTTTATACAACCCACCCCTAAGTTTATTATAAAATCAAATTATAATGTAGAAGATTTGGATTACTTTAGAAAAGCGAATTTAAAGATAATTCCTGTTTTAAATGATTCGCATCAAGTTGTAAATGTTATAAATTTTAGATTTCTTAAATCCTATTTACCCATTGATGTGATTATCATGGCAGGGGGTAAAGGGACAAGATTGAAGCCTTTGACAGATAAAATTCCAAAACCACTATTGAAAGTAGCTGATAAACCGATAATCGAACATAATATTGATCGATTAATCAGCTATGGAATAGATGATTTCTGGCTTTCCATTAACTATTTTGGCAATCAGTTAAAAGATTATTTTAAAAATGGGGAGAGCAAAGGAGTTCAAATAGATTATGTTACTGAGGACAAGCCATTGGGGACTATAGGAGCGGTTCGAGCTATAAAAAACTTGAAACATGATACAGTCTTAATCACTAATTCTGATATACTAACTAATCTTGATTATGAAGACTTTTATAAGGATTTCATTCAGTCAGATGCAGATTTAAGTGTGGTTACCATTCCTTATGAAGTTTTAATACCTTATGCGGTTTTAGAGACAGAAAAAGAAAGAGTTAAATCTTTTAAGGAAAAGCCTACCTACACTTATTATTCGAATGGTGGGATTTATTTGATTAAAAAAGAATTATTGAATTTGATCCCTGAGAATGAATTTTACAATGCCACTGATTTGATGGCAGAATTGATTAAACAAGGAAAAAAAGTAAAATCTTATCCTTTAATAGGCTATTGGTTAGATATTGGAAAGCACGAAGATTTTAAAAAAGCACAGGAAGATTTTAAATATATCAAGTTTTAA
- a CDS encoding acylneuraminate cytidylyltransferase family protein: protein MKPLVIIPARGGSKGVPRKNIKELGGKPLIYYTIEAAREVFEDKHIIVSTDDEEIKAVVEKTGLKVPFTRPAILATDEAGTHEVLMHAIKFSEENGYHPDVLILLQPTSPFRTETHIKEALALYHDGLDMVVSVKETKSNPYYVLFEEDKNGYLRKSKEGDFTRRQDVPKVWEYNGSIYIISINSLKKNPLHSFKKIRKFVMNDFSSHDIDNQIDWLSAESIIFGNVLKS from the coding sequence ATGAAGCCTTTAGTAATTATACCAGCAAGAGGTGGTTCAAAAGGTGTACCACGCAAAAACATTAAAGAGCTAGGAGGGAAGCCATTAATTTATTACACTATTGAAGCAGCCAGAGAGGTTTTTGAGGATAAACACATAATTGTCAGTACAGATGATGAAGAGATTAAAGCGGTAGTGGAAAAAACAGGGCTAAAAGTTCCTTTTACTAGGCCAGCAATATTAGCTACTGATGAAGCAGGAACACATGAAGTATTAATGCATGCAATTAAATTTTCAGAAGAAAATGGTTACCACCCTGATGTACTAATTTTATTGCAACCTACTTCTCCCTTTAGAACAGAAACACATATTAAAGAAGCATTAGCGTTATATCATGATGGGTTAGATATGGTAGTTTCAGTTAAAGAAACCAAATCTAATCCTTATTATGTGCTTTTTGAAGAGGATAAAAACGGTTACTTAAGAAAATCCAAAGAGGGTGATTTTACTAGAAGACAAGATGTACCTAAGGTTTGGGAGTACAATGGCTCCATATACATAATAAGTATTAATTCTTTAAAAAAAAACCCACTGCACTCATTTAAGAAAATTAGAAAGTTTGTAATGAATGATTTTTCCTCTCATGACATAGATAACCAAATTGATTGGCTTTCAGCTGAAAGTATAATTTTTGGTAATGTTCTTAAATCCTAA
- a CDS encoding lipopolysaccharide biosynthesis protein, translating to MLKKLFSHTAIYGLAPQITKVASFFSLPLITQELTELDYGVAGVLTAYTSALAVLSILGMRVVLVNAFFKSPQQYKWGWRQIYGFLTMWNIVYGILLGALIFLIVPSEANDDRLLITVLHIGPIIFFGPTANICSTYYQLRQKPLQIAVRSIIFGFLAIGLNILFIVYYKMGYMGWFWSAFLVGIFNNLSFYYPLNYILKLKPIFNFKWRYLKSSLKVSLPMVPHYYSGYLLENSDKMVMDLSGINTGNIGKYNVAYTVGKFTNSLGMASGLAIGPMLIKYYKEGNDLEASRLVFILQIAFFCITTLLSLWMKEAFAFLIRNEVLASMYYLGIIIVMAYNYRPMYLGFSTKTMYNEKTSIMWRVTFGAGIINVLLNVILLPIYGFEVAAITTFIAYMFMGYAGYYFKMFKEINTISYYPILWLGGTVVSTIFVFFAVELLVLYKLIISFLIITVGGFAIYFLNRKLNGLSK from the coding sequence ATGTTAAAAAAGCTTTTTTCTCATACAGCTATTTATGGTCTAGCTCCACAAATAACCAAAGTAGCTAGCTTTTTTTCACTTCCTTTAATAACTCAAGAATTAACGGAGCTAGATTATGGTGTTGCAGGGGTTTTGACTGCCTACACATCTGCATTAGCGGTTTTATCTATCTTAGGGATGAGAGTAGTTCTGGTTAATGCTTTTTTTAAATCACCGCAACAGTATAAATGGGGCTGGCGCCAAATCTATGGATTTCTGACTATGTGGAATATAGTATATGGCATTTTACTAGGGGCATTGATATTTTTAATTGTGCCTTCTGAGGCTAATGATGACAGGTTATTGATTACAGTACTTCATATTGGACCTATCATTTTCTTTGGTCCTACTGCCAATATTTGTAGCACATATTATCAGCTAAGGCAAAAGCCTTTGCAAATAGCAGTTCGTTCAATCATTTTTGGTTTTCTAGCTATTGGTTTAAATATATTATTTATAGTGTATTATAAAATGGGCTACATGGGTTGGTTTTGGTCAGCATTTTTAGTGGGTATTTTTAATAATCTTTCCTTTTACTATCCTTTAAACTATATTTTGAAACTTAAACCTATTTTTAATTTTAAATGGCGATACCTTAAATCCTCTCTAAAAGTGAGTTTACCGATGGTTCCTCATTATTATTCTGGCTATTTGCTTGAAAATTCAGACAAAATGGTAATGGATTTAAGCGGAATAAATACCGGTAATATAGGTAAATATAATGTTGCTTATACTGTTGGTAAATTTACCAATAGTTTAGGTATGGCTAGCGGTTTAGCAATAGGCCCTATGTTAATAAAGTATTACAAAGAGGGAAATGATTTGGAAGCATCTCGTTTAGTTTTCATACTGCAGATTGCTTTTTTCTGTATTACAACCTTATTAAGCTTATGGATGAAAGAAGCCTTTGCATTCCTGATTAGAAATGAAGTTTTGGCTTCAATGTATTATTTAGGTATTATAATTGTAATGGCATATAATTATCGTCCGATGTACTTAGGCTTTAGTACTAAAACTATGTATAATGAAAAAACTAGCATTATGTGGAGAGTGACTTTTGGTGCAGGTATTATCAATGTGTTGCTAAATGTCATTTTGTTACCCATTTATGGCTTTGAGGTAGCCGCAATTACCACTTTTATAGCTTACATGTTTATGGGGTATGCTGGTTATTATTTCAAGATGTTTAAGGAGATTAACACCATTTCCTACTACCCCATATTGTGGTTGGGGGGCACTGTAGTTTCAACTATATTTGTATTTTTTGCTGTGGAGTTATTGGTCTTATATAAGTTAATAATATCTTTTCTTATAATAACTGTCGGAGGTTTTGCAATTTATTTTTTAAATAGAAAATTAAATGGATTATCAAAGTAG